Proteins co-encoded in one Azospirillum brasilense genomic window:
- a CDS encoding SH3 domain-containing protein: MSRMTKTFLGTLAGLGVAAALALPAAAASGDIHTVTGEKVNLRAAPSDNASVRSTVTRGDEVIELKQEGNWIGVRSMRTGEEGWVFGDLVKRQTPSTLGGASSAASDAGFGRISSGFDGLLAGINNQLGYRFAEKVEQSGNGALRVIPTQEWLYNTSREAKIYAALALYEMWKNHNNGRPVSVALGSPGSSAIAIEDSGRGPELSLPMMGASK; the protein is encoded by the coding sequence ATGTCTCGGATGACGAAGACTTTCCTCGGAACCCTGGCCGGCCTCGGCGTGGCGGCGGCGCTGGCGCTGCCCGCGGCGGCGGCCTCCGGCGACATCCACACGGTGACCGGCGAGAAGGTCAACCTGCGCGCGGCCCCGTCCGACAACGCCTCGGTCCGTTCCACGGTCACCCGCGGCGACGAGGTGATCGAGCTGAAGCAGGAGGGCAACTGGATCGGCGTGCGCTCGATGCGCACCGGCGAGGAGGGCTGGGTCTTCGGCGACCTCGTGAAGCGGCAGACGCCGAGCACGCTCGGCGGCGCGTCGTCCGCGGCGTCGGACGCCGGGTTCGGGCGGATCTCCTCGGGCTTCGACGGGCTGCTGGCCGGGATCAACAACCAGCTCGGCTACCGCTTCGCGGAGAAGGTGGAGCAGTCGGGCAATGGCGCGCTGCGCGTCATCCCGACCCAGGAATGGCTCTACAACACCAGCCGCGAGGCGAAGATCTATGCGGCGCTGGCGCTCTACGAGATGTGGAAGAACCACAACAACGGGCGTCCCGTCAGCGTGGCGCTGGGCTCCCCCGGCTCGTCGGCCATCGCCATCGAGGATTCGGGGCGGGGGCCGGAGCTGTCGCTGCCGATGATGGGCGCTTCGAAGTAA
- the hypD gene encoding hydrogenase formation protein HypD — translation MKYVDEFRDAALARGIAAAIAREAATGRTYHLMEFCGGHTHAVSRYGIPDLLPDNVRMIHGPGCPVCVLPVGRIDDAIAIARQPGVILCTYGDVLRVPGSGRVSLLKAKAEGADVRMVLSTMDALRIAEDNPDREVVFLAIGFETTTPPTAVAVHAAQAKGLRNFSVFCNHVLTPAAIRGIMDSPEVREMGTLPLDGIVGPAHVSVVIGSRPYEFVAEAYGKPVVIAGFEPLDVLQAILMLIRQVNEGRAVVENQFTRAVTPEGNRKAQRLVADTFDVRSSFEWRGLGALPDSGLRLKEAFAAFDAERRFAVPGRAVPDHKGCECGDILRGVKRPSDCRLFGTVCTPENPMGSCMVSAEGGCAAHYTYGRFRDHRLAVP, via the coding sequence ATGAAGTACGTCGATGAATTCCGGGACGCGGCGCTGGCCCGCGGCATCGCCGCCGCCATCGCGCGGGAGGCCGCGACCGGGCGGACCTATCACCTGATGGAGTTTTGTGGCGGCCACACCCACGCGGTGTCCCGCTACGGCATCCCCGATCTGCTGCCGGACAACGTGCGGATGATCCACGGGCCGGGCTGTCCGGTCTGCGTCCTGCCGGTCGGGCGGATCGACGACGCCATCGCCATCGCCCGCCAGCCCGGCGTGATCCTGTGCACCTACGGCGACGTGCTGCGCGTGCCGGGCTCGGGGCGGGTCAGCCTGCTGAAGGCGAAGGCCGAGGGGGCGGACGTGCGCATGGTCCTGTCCACCATGGACGCCCTGCGCATCGCCGAGGACAACCCGGACCGCGAGGTCGTCTTCCTCGCCATCGGCTTCGAGACGACCACGCCGCCGACCGCGGTGGCCGTCCATGCCGCGCAGGCCAAGGGCCTGAGGAACTTCAGCGTCTTCTGCAACCACGTCCTGACCCCGGCGGCCATCCGGGGCATCATGGACAGCCCGGAGGTGCGGGAGATGGGCACGCTGCCGCTCGACGGCATCGTCGGGCCGGCCCACGTCTCCGTGGTCATCGGCAGCCGCCCCTACGAATTCGTGGCGGAGGCTTACGGCAAGCCGGTGGTGATCGCCGGGTTCGAGCCGCTGGACGTGCTCCAGGCCATCCTGATGCTGATCCGGCAGGTGAACGAGGGGCGGGCGGTGGTGGAGAACCAGTTCACCCGCGCGGTGACCCCGGAGGGCAACCGGAAGGCCCAGCGGCTCGTCGCCGACACCTTCGACGTGCGGTCCAGCTTCGAATGGCGGGGCCTCGGCGCGCTTCCCGACAGCGGCCTGCGGTTGAAGGAGGCGTTCGCCGCCTTCGACGCCGAGCGGCGCTTCGCCGTGCCGGGCCGCGCGGTGCCCGATCACAAGGGCTGCGAGTGCGGCGACATCCTGCGCGGGGTGAAGAGGCCCAGCGACTGCCGGCTGTTCGGCACCGTCTGCACACCGGAGAACCCGATGGGGTCCTGCATGGTGTCGGCGGAGGGGGGCTGTGCCGCCCATTACACCTACGGGCGATTCCGCGACCACCGGTTGGCGGTGCCGTAA